In one window of Littorina saxatilis isolate snail1 linkage group LG11, US_GU_Lsax_2.0, whole genome shotgun sequence DNA:
- the LOC138979960 gene encoding uncharacterized protein: MALRKLACPLVDHAFGWIRPWQLQAAAFIPTAKTCVSISSELQYSRKQVPTDEELQVRAKFLATQFHSSEGEMQHFLSSNSRLVSMGKNKFYSLTQLLAQHGISMRELLIYPNVYRRKYETVANRIRQLEEGGVKPVTLRMINTTYKKYQAKYGRLMLDTEVYEQFKSSIDLLSSQLGLSEKEAEDIISESKWLNNTKMSTLKDKIELLWSYGISSEAIRERMWVLAFPTDTLRSRIEALKKSGINFKDFPKQYLIAIKSSDDKFKKFQERLLEDKTILDQSGCSDKAAYICSRLSCSEVDLVTLCKKFRALLSVRLPKLKTNLDVLLKEFGVPKSVIVESPRALRLSTETLRERLQQLQDLEVPVSGRALNMSNAQYEQFMERLKEKGSI, translated from the coding sequence ATGGCCTTGAGAAAACTAGCATGTCCACTGGTGGATCACGCATTCGGCTGGATACGACCGTGGCAATTGCAAGCAGCAGCCTTCATTCCCACAGCAAAAACATGTGTGAGCATCAGCTCAGAGTTGCAGTATTCCCGTAAGCAGGTTCCAACGGATGAGGAACTCCAAGTACGTGCAAAGTTTCTTGCCACCCAGTTTCACAGCTCTGAGGGTGAGATGCAGCACTTTCTCTCCTCCAACAGCCGGCTTGTGAGCATGGGCAAGAACAAGTTCTACAGCCTGACACAGCTTCTCGCTCAGCACGGCATCAGCATGAGAGAGTTGCTGATCTATCCCAATGTCTATCGACGGAAATACGAAACAGTGGCCAATAGGATCCGACAGCTGGAGGAGGGAGGTGTGAAGCCTGTGACTCTGCGAATGATCAACACCACCTACAAGAAGTATCAAGCCAAATATGGGCGTCTCATGTTGGACACTGAGGTGTACGAACAGTTCAAAAGCAGCATAGACCTCTTGTCATCCCAGCTGGGGTTGAGCGAGAAAGAAGCTGAGGACATCATCAGCGAATCTAAATGGCTGAACAATACGAAGATGAGTACGTTGAAGGACAAGATAGAACTGTTGTGGAGTTACGGCATTTCCTCAGAAGCCATCCGAGAGAGAATGTGGGTGTTGGCCTTCCCCACAGACACCCTGAGGTCTCGGATCGAAGCCCTCAAGAAATCCGGCATAAATTTCAAGGACTTTCCCAAGCAGTATCTCATCGCTATCAAGTCCTCTGATGACAAGTTCAAGAAGTTTCAGGAACGCCTGTTGGAAGACAAAACTATTCTGGACCAGAGCGGTTGTTCAGACAAGGCGGCCTACATTTGCTCCAGGCTTTCTTGCTCCGAGGTAGACCTAGTAACATTGTGCAAGAAGTTCCGTGCCTTATTATCGGTTCGCTTACCAAAGTTGAAGACCAACCTTGACGTTCTTTTGAAAGAGTTTGGTGTCCCAAAATCCGTGATTGTTGAGTCACCAAGAGCGCTGAGGCTGAGCACAGAGACATTGAGAGAGCGTCTGCAGCAGCTGCAAGACTTAGAAGTTCCAGTGTCTGGTCGAGCCCTTAACATGTCCAACGCACAGTATGAACAGTTTATGGAGAGGCTGAAGGAGAAGGGATCTATATGA